The Fulvia fulva chromosome 13, complete sequence genome window below encodes:
- a CDS encoding 60S ribosomal protein L21-A, giving the protein MGHAAGLRAGTRYAFSRDFKKKGMIALGTYLKQYKVGDIVDVVANGAVQKGMPYKVYHGKTGVVYNVTKSAVGVILYRQVGNRYIEKRINVRVEHVRHSRSRDEFLARVKTNAAKQRKAKETGEHVHLKRQPAQPREARTVSTKDNKPESIAPIAYETTI; this is encoded by the exons ATGGGTCACGCCGCAGGTCTCCGCGCAGGCACTCGCTATG CCTTCTCTCGCGACTTCAAGAAGAAGGGCATGATCGCTCTGGGTACATACCTTAAGCAGTACAAGGTCGGAGACATCGTCGATGTTGTCGCCAACGGTGCCGTCCAGAAGGGCATG CCATACAAGGTCTACCACGGAAAGACCGGTGTCGTCTACAACGTCACCAAGTCCGCAGTCGGCGTCATCCTCTACAGACAGGTCGGCAACCGCTACATCGAGAAGCGCATCAACGTCCGCGTCGAGCACGTCCGCCACTCGCGATCGCGCGACGAGTTCCTTGCCCGTGTCAAGACCAACGCAGCCAAGCAACGCAAGGCCAAGGAGACCGGCGAGCACGTCCACTTGAAGAGACAGCCAGCCCAGCCACGGGAGGCACGAACTGTGAGCACGAAGGACAACAAGCCAGAGAGCATTGCGCCGATCGCATACGAGACAACTATCTAA
- a CDS encoding 40S ribosomal protein S9: MAPRSYSKTYKVPRRPFESARLDSELKIVGEYGLRNKREVWRVQLTLSKIRRAARQLLTMDEKDPKRLFEGNALIRRLVRVGVLDESRMKLDYVLALKVEDFLERRLQTCVYKLGLAKSIHHARVLIKQRHIRVGKQIVNVPSFVVRLDSQKHIDFSLTSPFGGGRPGRVRRKKAKAAESKGDGEEGGEEEEE, from the exons ATGGC ACCACGCTCGTACTCCAAGACCTACAAGGTCCCTCGTCGTCCATTCGAGTCGGCTCGTCT TGACTCCGAATTGAAGATTGTCGGCGAATATGGTCTCCGCAACAAGCGTGAGGTGTGGCGTGTCCAGCTCACCCTCTCCAAGATCCGTCGTGCTGCCCG TCAGCTTCTCACCATGGACGAGAAGGACCCAAAGCGTCTCTTCGAAGGCAACGCCCTCATTCGTCGTCTGGTCCGTGTCGGTGTGCTCGACGAGTCCCGCATGAAGCTCGATTACGTACTTGCCCTGAAGGTCGAGGACTTTTTGGAGCGCCGTCTCCAGACCTGTGTCTACAAGCTCGGTCTCGCCAAGTCCATCCACCACGCTCGTGTCCTCATCAAGCAGCGCCACATCCG CGTCGGCAAGCAGATCGTCAACGTCCCATCGTTCGTCGTCCGTCTCGACTCCCAGAAGCACATCGACTTCTCCCTTACCTCGCCATTTGGTGGAGGCCGCCCAGGTCGTGTTAGGAGAAAGAAGGCCAAGGCCGCCGAGAGCAAGGGTGACGGCGAGGAGGGTGGCGAGGAGGAGGAAGAGTAA
- a CDS encoding UDP-N-acetyl-D-glucosamine 6-dehydrogenase — translation MSTTRAVTSSTYSLYPTIPKNSKSFVPIRAPFTPPETPPACDVESQDDYIGNTDINYCTASLARPVVAVVGTGYVGLHLVEAFATAYEVIAFDISQRRLDEIEPTLKAISAEGTSDATQLSRASHILISVSTIIDQNQQIDTSCIKSAIKTIDTFARPGTTIIIESSVAVGMTRDLLQPLMDTKGFLCGMSPERVDPGRSYPRYDEIPKIISGLDTASLSSIQRLYSEVFSTLVPVSAPEVAEMTKLYENCQRMMNIAFANEMADACKQLSQSLTCKINAGSKQLSPSPINIGPWEVSKAASTKPFGYMPYTPSLGVGGHCIPVNPYYLLSNSSFPLLQACTERMRDRPARIADHLMNRIGFSAGSRPEVLVVGMGFKRGQSVLSHSPGLALATHLLNSYDVYVEYVDPLVEEQDVPPVPQLRHEVDWNVEYLSRFDAIVVAVDQPGLDMGVLEQVHTQGQYVEWYVRR, via the coding sequence ATGTCTACCACTCGAGCAGTCACATCGTCTACCTACAGCCTTTACCCAACCATTCCCAAGAACTCCAAATCGTTCGTTCCGATCAGAGCTCCTTTCACCCCACCAGAGACACCGCCAGCATGCGACGTCGAGAGTCAGGATGACTACATCGGCAATACGGATATCAACTACTGCACCGCATCCCTTGCACGACCGGTCGTAGCGGTTGTTGGTACTGGATACGTAGGACTGCATCTCGTGGAAGCCTTCGCCACTGCCTACGAAGTGATTGCGTTCGACATATCGCAGCGAAGACTGGACGAGATCGAGCCTACTCTCAAGGCCATCTCCGCCGAAGGAACATCAGATGCGACACAACTCAGCAGGGCATCCCACATTCTCATCTCAGTCAGCACCATCATCGACCAGAATCAACAGATCGATACATCATGCATCAAGAGTGCCATCAAAACCATCGACACATTCGCTCGACCTGGCACAACCATCATCATCGAGAGCTCTGTAGCGGTCGGTATGACAAGAGACTTGCTACAGCCACTCATGGACACAAAAGGATTCCTCTGCGGCATGTCCCCAGAACGTGTCGATCCGGGTAGATCGTACCCACGATACGACGAGATCCCGAAGATCATCTCAGGCCTGGACACCGCATCGCTCAGCTCAATTCAGCGACTCTACTCCGAAGTCTTCAGCACTCTCGTACCGGTTTCGGCTCCAGAGGTCGCCGAGATGACGAAGCTCTACGAGAACTGCCAGCGAATGATGAACATTGCCTTTGCCAACGAGATGGCCGACGCCTGTAAACAATTATCCCAATCCCTAACCTGCAAGATCAACGCTGGGTCGAAACAACTCTCACCCTCGCCTATCAACATCGGCCCCTGGGAAGTGTCAAAGGCCGCCAGCACCAAGCCGTTCGGCTACATGCCCTACACCCCATCGCTTGGCGTGGGAGGTCACTGTATCCCTGTCAACCCATACTACCTCCTCTCAAACTCCAGTTTTCCCCTACTACAAGCCTGCACCGAGCGCATGCGAGACCGTCCAGCGAGGATAGCAGACCACCTCATGAATAGGATCGGCTTTTCTGCAGGGTCACGGCCAGAAGTCCTTGTCGTGGGCATGGGCTTCAAGCGAGGACAGTCAGTCCTTTCACATTCTCCTGGTTTGGCTTTAGCGACACATCTGCTCAACTCGTATGATGTTTATGTCGAGTATGTAGATCCTCTTGTGGAAGAGCAGGATGTTCCACCGGTTCCGCAGCTGAGGCATGAAGTGGATTGGAACGTGGAGTATCTTAGTCGGTTTGATGCAATTGTGGTCGCGGTGGATCAGCCAGGGCTTGATATGGGGGTGCTGGAACAGGTTCATACTCAAGGACAGTATGTTGAGTGGTATGTAAGGAGATGA
- a CDS encoding Chitin synthase 6 gives MDVVVQRGQYKGTPYVCLIKQQNQGKRDSLIAVRSFLHYFNKRGESPSTIIKPELFDWLATFFIRNAQFSKVDCLVGMDADTVLDRECVYELVQEQRLPNTLGVAGYVVVDWKDKPWGLWRLFQNAEYTVTQCVRRLHQGRVTKKVSVLPGACQILKINDETCCDLVLLDKFGAKPQITDGLYKQIMFSASEDGNHVCCVMTTFSKARTRQCLRARAYTDVPVSWSVYLSQRRRWSLGATGNDWLLVSGPNVLWFERTLSFVNTFTWFLTPFVFAAYCTFFYVIIAHASLVILYLAAILLIPIIYYFFIPFGLLKLSYKEKWQYFAGLMLYLVLGPPCRFIVLCYALWNMDQFGWGKTRQVINEDGAKANVDNVSQHGADSQYSEEDRRQVATTPPNMSSVNVATRDIAGEEKRLGA, from the exons ATGGACGTTGTGGTACAGCGCGGACAATACAAGGGTACTCCATATGTATGCCTCATCAAGCAACAGAATCAAGGCAAACGAGACAGCTTGATTGCAGTGCGATCATTCTTGCACTACTTCAACAAGCGCGGAGAATCTCCAAGCACCATCATCAAGCCGGAGCTCTTCGACTGGCTTGCCACCTTCTTCATCCGGAACGCACAGTTCAGTAAGGTTGATTGCCTTGTCGGTATGGACGCAGACACTGTCCTCGACCGAGAGTGCGTCTACGAGTTGGTCCAGGAACAACGTCTCCCAAACACTCTCGGAGTGGCTGGATACGTTGTCGTTGATTGGAAGGATAAGCCTTGGGGCCTGTGGCGTCTCTTCCAAAACGCAGAGTACACTGTCACCCAGTGTGTTCGCCGACTGCACCAAGGTCGCGTTACGAAGAAAGTCTCGGTCTTGCCTGGCGCTTGCCAAATCTTGAAGATCAATGACGAGACCTGCTGCGACCTGGTTCTTCTGGACAAGTTCGGCGCCAAACCACAAATTACGGACGGTCTGTACAAGCAAATCATGTTCTCAGCATCAGAAGATGGAAACCACGTCTGCTGTGTGATGACAACATTCTCGAAAGCACGAACGCGACAGTGTCTTCGCGCCCGAGCGTATACAGATGTTCCTGTTAGCTGGTCAGTCTACTTGTCTCAACGCCGGAGATGGAGTCTTGGAGCAACCGGTAACGACTGGCTTCTTGTATCTGGACCGAACGTGCTTTGGTTCGAACGGACTCTGTCTTTCGTCAACACCTTCACCTGGTTCTTGACACCCTTCGTGTTCGCAGCATACTGCACATTCTTCTACGTCATCATCG CTCATGCATCGTTGGTCATCCTCTATCTCGCCGCCATCCTTCTCATCCCGATCATATACTACTTCTTCATTCCCTTTGGCCTGCTCAAGCTCAGCTACAAAGAGAAGTGGCAGTACTTTGCCGGTCTCATGTTGTACCTTGTTCTTGGTCCGCCATGCCGATTCATCGTTCTCTGCTATGCTTTGTGGAACATGGATCAATTCGGCTGGGGCAAGACCAGACAGGTCATCAACGAAGATGGGGCGAAGGCGAACGTCGACAACGTTTCGCAACATGGTGCAGACAGCCAATATTCGGAAGAGGACAGACGACAGGTGGCTACGACGCCACCAAACATGTCCTCCGTCAATGTTGCTACGAGGGATATTGCAGGGGAGGAGAAGCGCTTGGGTGCATAA
- a CDS encoding Endochitinase B, which translates to MSTLQQRPVAIGVYYPSWKIYREIHPGPRVLLSIGGGTGSKQFAGVAANREKTARFCQTTKQLLDNFHLDGADIDWEHPRTPDEGADFVALLVALRACLPSPAYSITAALPANEEVLDHIDLPGLLSGPNAVIDYLNLMAYDMAGSWSAVAGHHAQLHAPTRPKHNFAKQSMARISYYLIERRKVDPHRIILGIPAYGRSFWA; encoded by the exons atGTCGACACTGCAGCAGCGACCAGTCGCGATCGGCGTCTACTATCCTTCCTGGAAGATCTACAGAG AGATTCATCCCGGACCTCGAGTCCTGCTATCCATAGGCGGCGGCACCGGCTCGAAGCAATTTGCTGGCGTTGCTGCGAACAGGGAGAAGACCGCACGGTTCTGTCAGACCACAAAGCAGCTGCTAGATAATTTCCACTTGGACGGTGCCGACA TCGACTGGGAACATCCGCGCACGCCTGACGAAGGTGCAGACTTCGTTGCActgctcgtagctctccgTGCTTGTCTACCGTCACCTGCATATAGCATCACGGCCGCATTGCCCGCCAATGAGGAGGTCCTGGATCACATCGACCTTCCGGGGCTGCTGAGTGGTCCCAACGCCGTCATCGACTATCTCAACCTGATGGCGTACGATATGGCGGGATCTTGGTCAGCTGTAGCAGGCCATCATGCACAGCTACATGCACCAACCAGGCCTAAGCACAACTTTGCGAAGCAGTCAATGGCACGCATATCGTACTACCTGATTGAGAGGCGGAAGGTCGATCCACATCGAATTATCCTTGGCATTCCGGCGTATGGACGATCTTTTTGGGCGTGA
- a CDS encoding Versicolorin reductase 1, with protein sequence MSADNFRLDGKVALVTGSGRGIGAAIAVELGKRGANVVVNYSRAVDEANKVVETVIANGTKAIAIKADVREIDQVAKMMDQAVEHFGQLDIVSSNAGLVSFGHLKDVTGDEFDRVFRVNTRGQFFVAREAYRHLSVGGRIILTSSNTASIKGVPKHAIYSGSKGAIDTFVRCMAIDAGDKKITVNAVAPGAIKTDMYAAVAREYIPGGDKFTDEQVDECAAWLSPLERVGLPADIGRVVCFLASDAAEWVSGKIIGIDGGAFR encoded by the exons ATGTCTGCCGACAACTTCCGCCTCGACGGCAAGGTCGCCCTTGTAACTGGATCTGGCCGCGGTATTGGTGCCGCCATCGCAGTCGAGCTGGGCAAACGTGGTGCAAACGTCGTTGTCAACTACTCACGAGCTGTCGATGAGGCCAACAAGGTTGTCGAGACCGTCATCGCCAACGGCACCAAGGCAATCGCCATCAAGGCCGATGTTCGTGAGATCGATCAGGTTGCGAAGATGATGGATCAGGCTGTTGAGCACTTTGGTCAACTCGATATCGTCTCTTCGAATGCTGGTCTTGTGTCTTTTGGACACTTGAAGGATGTTACTGGTGAT GAGTTCGACCGTGTCTTCCGGGTCAACACCCGTGGTCAATTCTTCGTGGCTCGCGAGGCATACCGACACCTCAGCGTCGGCGGCCGCATCATCCTCACATCCTCCAACACCGCCTCAATCAAGGGCGTACCCAAGCACGCAATCTACTCCGGCTCCAAGGGCGCCATCGACACATTCGTCCGCTGCATG GCAATAGATGCAGGCGACAAAAAGATCACCGTCAACGCAGTTGCCCCCGGCGCTATCAAGACTGACATGTACGCTGCTGTTGCGCGCGAGTACATTCCCGGCGGCGACAAGTTCACCGATGAGCAAGTCGATGAGTGCGCCGCCTGGCTTTCTCCGCTGGAACGTGTTGGCCTACCAGCAGACATTGGCCGTGTTGTTTGCTTCCTTGCGTCGGATGCTGCCGAATGGGTCAGTGGGAAGATTATTGGTATTGACGGTGGTGCCTTCAGATAG